The genomic interval ACTCTGGCAGTATGATCCCGACGTAATCGTCTCTGGACCTGTTGAACAATTTGCGGCCCACGCGTCGTATCTATATGCGAAGGCGACGGGAACGCCGTTCGTTCTCTGGACTGGCGAATGGACACTTCCAAAGACCACTCTCCGGACTCTAACGTTCCCATTAATTAGGAGAATCTACCATGGAGCAGATTCCTTAGCGGTATACGGGCCGCATATCCGAGATTACGCGGCCGACTTGGGGGTTAATCGAGATAAGATACATCTCGCGTGGAACACGACGGACATTGAGTACTTCCAGAATCCGAGTGAGGACGATGCACGAGAACTACGTGACCGACTCGATATCCCCGAAGACGCACCCGTAGCGTTGTACGTCGGGCGTCACGTGAAGGAGAAGGGGCTTGAATACTTGATTGACGCATTCCGTGAAATCGTCGACGACATCGAACCGACGCCGTATCTTCTCATAGTTGGTGACGGAGACCGGAGAGACGAATTAGAGGAACGGGCCGCTGACCTAGACACCGTTCTTTTCCCTGGATACGTAGAGAACAAGGATCTTCCGCCGTACTACGGACTGGCCGATGTCTTCGTATTGCCCTCTATTCAAACCGAAATTTTCCGCGAGCCGTGGGGACTCGTTGTCACTGAAGCGATGGCGTCGGGAACACCGGTCATAACTACGAGTGAAGTAGGAATCGCTGCGGCAGGCGTTGTCAAGGACGGCGAAAACGGATACATAGTTCCCGAACGAAATCCGATGGTTCTCGCAGACCGGCTCGAACGGCTACTCACGGACGAGGGCCTGCAGAGCGCGATGGGCGAGACCGCTGCAGAAGTGATATCTCAATACGATTATGACAAGATGGTCGACGGTTTCGTCTCCGCTATCGATAATGCATTGGGCACTCAGAGTATCGATTCGTAAACGCTCTCATATTCTCCAGTTACATCGCCCCAGGTGCCGACAGATTCGGACGGCGCGCTAAATTCAACGACGTTTCGAACTGCAGTAGCGACAGAGTCCGAATCCGTGTCGGAGACACACTCAACATCATCTCGTCCACACCAGTCCTGTAGCGCTGTTGCCGATTTCAACACACAGGGCGTTCCCGCGGATAGTGATTCTGCGACGGTGAGGCCGAACGATTCGAACGACGATAGGGAAACGTGGGCGTCGGCACCCGCGTAGTAGGCAGGTAGTTTGTCGTGGTCGACGTTTCCGAGGAATTCCACGCGGTCGTCAACCCCGACATCGATAGCAAGCTGCTCAAGCGTGTCCCGATACGGGCCGTCCCCTGCTACGAGAAGATCGTACTCGGGGAGCTGAGGAAGCGCGTTAATCGCGTGCTGGATTCCTTTGTAGTCTTCGAGACGTGCAACACACAGCAGATACGGCCGGTCACGTTCCAGTGGTTCAGCGTTCTCGAATCGCTCGGTTTCGACACCGAGCGGAATTACGGTACTCTCGACTCCGAGGTCGTCCCTCACTTGTTGACGTTCCCACTCGCTCACGGAGACGACTTCGTCTACTGAATGGAGTGCACGTCGAAGTACGGGCCGATACGCGTCGAGAAGGCGATCGCGAAACCCGCTCGCGCTGTGACCGTGGTAGTACGTCGTGGCGACCGTCGGGACGCGACTACTCAACGCGGCAAACGAGAACGAGAGCGCGTGCACGTTATGCACGTGGAGGACATCGTATTCAGTCCAGAGTCGAGGGTTGGCCAGCTGCGGCGCGAAATGAAAGGCTTCGTTCGGAGAAAGACCAAAGTGTCGGCGAACTCTGACGCCGTTGCGTACCTCTTCAGCGGGAAGAGTGGCTGTCCTACCCGCTGTTTCGACAGTTACCTCGTGACCGCGCTCAACGAGTCGTTCGCTCACCTCCTTCACTTGTGTCTCGACGCCGCCAGTGTGAGGAGTATACCGCGGAGAAACCTGGCAAATTTTCACGGATACGCGTAGATAAGGCTATCCGAGTAATTACTCCTTGTGAACCTCCACGCGCTGACAACCCCCCTACAGGAACCAACACTCATAAGCACGAACTCCCCCGTTTCTAACCCATGCACCTCGTCCAGGTCGCTCCGTACGTCACGTATCCCCCTCGTTTAGGTGGGGATCATCGGACGCACGGCCTGGTGAAGGAGTTCCCGGAATTCGACGACGTAGTGGAGCGGTTCTGTCAGGGTGGGTCGCCGGCGATGTACAAGTCGTTCGACTTCCGCCGGGAAGTCGATATCGCGGATGGATACACCGAGTACCGGCATCTGCATCCGCTCCACGAACTCCTCAAGGCTCCGATGCTTCTGGGGTATCCGAACGTGTTCCAGAGCCAAGCTCTCAAGATAGCGAGCGACGGCCTTGGTCGAATGCTCGATGACGCGGATGTCGTGCTGGCGCGGGAGCCGTGGCAGACGCCGTTCGTACTCGACCAGGTGGGCGACGAAACTCCAGTCGTGTTTTCGAGTCACAACGTGGAGACGGAGCGGTTCGGGGATATCGACCAGCCGGTGTTCGAGTCGTGGTTCGAGGAGCGCGTGGACGCGCTGGAGCGAACGTCAGTGGAGGGCGCGGACGCGATCGTGTGTACGAGCGAGCGGGACGCGGACGTGTACCGGGAGAAGTACGACCCGGGCGGCCCCATTCTCGTTGCGCCGAACGGGACGTACGAGGACGACCTCCGAGAGCATCACCCTGACTCGCGTGGGGCAGCACGTGTTCGCCAGCGATACGAAATTCCCGAGGAGGCGACTGTCTGTCTGTTCATGGGGAGTGACTACAAGCCGAACGTCGAGGCCGCGAACGCAGTCGTCGATGTCGCCCGCGAGTTCGACGACGAGTCCGAGCGCGTCCACTTCCTCGTGATGGGGAGCGTCGGGAACGCGCTCGACGACTCGGGACTCCCGGAGAACGTCACCGTCACGGGGTACGTCGAGGACGACTTCGAGGCGCACTTCGACGCGGCAGACATCGCCCTCAACCCCATGCAGTCGGGCGGCGGAACGAACATCAAACTCATCGACTACTTCGCTCGCAGTCTTCCGGTGATTTCGACGCCGTTCGGGGTTCGCGGAACCCGCGTCACCGACGGCGACCACGTCCTCGTCGCCAAACTCGACGGCTACCCCGACGCAATAGCCCGGCTCGCCGACAAGCCGCCCGAGCGAGCGGAGCTCGGGGACGCCGCCCGCCGACTCGCCGCCGACGAATACACGTGGGAAGCGTCCTCACGGGCGCTCCGCGAGTTCGTCGTGGACGAGTTCGGGCCGTTCTGACCGTCCATCATCGAGAACACAATTCTTATTCGCGGAGTCCGAATACCGGGTAGCGTGACGGTTGGTTTGGTCCTCCCCGCGTACGAGCCGGACACCGGAAAACTCCGGTCGTACGTGGACGCCCTCCTCGACGTTCTCGAGCCCGCTGTCGTCCGCATCGAGCTCGATGCACCGGGCGGCTCCAGCCTGTCGTTTCCCGAGTACGACGCCGTCGAGGTGAACGTCGTCGGGGAGCGCCGGGGGAAGGGCCTCGCGATTACGCAGGGATTCGAGTCCTTGGACACGAACGTGCTCGCGTTCGCGGACGCGGACGGCAGCACGCCCGCCGACTCCATCGCCGACGTAGTCCGGGCGGTCGACGACGCGGACGTGGCGGTCGGCTCTCGAAGACATCCCGAATCCCGGATTCAGACGCATCAGAGCGTGCTGCGGCGGAAGCTCGGTGACGCGTTCGCGTGGGGAAGCCGCGTCCTCCTCCCGGTCACCCTCTCAGATTACCAGTGCGGAGCGAAGGCGCTCACCCGCGACGCCTGGCACACAGCCCGCGACTTCCTCTACGAACCCGGGTTCGCGTGGGACGTGGAACTCGTGACGGTGGCGGACGCGCGCGGCCTCGACATCGCGGAAGTCCCCGTCGAGTGGGAGGACGACCCGCGTTCGACCGTGGACACGCGGGAGACCGTGAAGGAACTCGCGCGAACGGTCATCTCGCTCCGGGGACGGTACGCGAGTATCGCGGACGGAACCGAACACCTCTCTCGAACGCGGTTGGTGGAGCGATGACGCTCGCAGAAGACATCCAGGCGCTGATTCGGGGCGTGCGCGCGGGCCAGTTCCTCTCCGTCGGCATCGTCGGCGCGCTCTTCGACACCCTCGTCCTCACACTCGTCGTGGAGTTCGCCGGTATCGAGCCGTTCTGGGCGAAGTTCGTGAGCGCGGAAGCCGCCATCATCCTCATGTTCGTCGTGAACGACCGCTGGACGTTCTCCGAGGAGGCGGGCGGCGGCCTCGTCCCGACGGGAAAGCGGTTCGTGCGTTCGAACGTCGTGCGCGCCGGCGGCGTCGCGGTCGCGCTGTCCGTGCTCTACGTGCTCAACGGCTACTTCGGCGTCTGGTACGCGCTCGCGAACGTCATCGGCATCGGCGTCGGGTTCGTCGTGAACTACGTCGCGGAAAGCCTGTTCACGTGGCGCGTCCACATGGAGTAGGAAACGCCGAGAGAAGCATGTTAGTACGTTTCTACGTCTACGTTGAGACGTTCGAAGTCGGTGACGTTCCGCGTGAGCACGGGTTCGTCGACGACGTCCGCGGTCGCAGCGATGATGACATCGCCGTCCCCGACCGGCGTTCCGTCGTTCTGTAGCTCGCCGGCGAGCCGGCCGGCCTTCCGCATGACGACGCTGTCGGCGGGATGAATCGGTTTCGAGGCGAGAACGGTCTCAACGGTCTCGCGTTCCGCCTCGGACTCTATCGCACGGGCGACGCCGTAGTGCAGTTCGAAGAGCGTCATCGCGGAAATCCGCTGTTGCACGAGATTGTTCTCCAGCTCGCGCGCCGTCGCAACGGCGTCCTCGTCGCCGTTCATCAGGTCGATGAGGAATAACGTATCGAGCAGCACCACTACGCCTCCCGCACGTGCTCCGCCGTCTCTTCAAGGTCGTCCGCGCGTCGTGTCCGACGATCCTCGACGGCATCACGGAGTGCGTCCGCTTCCTCGTCACTGAGCACGCCAGCGATATCGAGGAGGGAGCGCTCGCCCGCGAGCCGGAGGACGACCTCGGAGAACGTCTCGTCCCCGCGCTTGTGCGCGGCGAGTCGCTCGTAGGCCTCCTCGGAGAGCCGGATACTCTTCGACATATGCATACAGTTGTATGCAGCCCTGCAAAGTCCTTTCGCCGGTATCGTGGCGCGTCCACGTCGAGTAGTCCGGGGCGATGCGTTGAAGCGGACGGCGCGTAACCATGCACGTATGCCGGAGACGTTCACGCACGACATCGACGTGCAGTTCCGCGACCTCGACACGCGCGTCCACGTGAACCACGTGATGTACGCGTCCTACTTCGAGCACGCGAAGGAACGGCTCTACGAGGAAGTGCTCGGAGTGTCGCTCGCGGACTCCCCGACGGTGGTGCGGTCGCTGAACGTGGAGTACCGGGATTCGATTCCACCCGACAGCACGGTGACCGCCGAGCTCTCCCCGATTTCGGTGGGGAAGAGCAGTCTCACCATCGACTACGAACTCCGCGTCGCGGGTGACGTGGTGGCGACCGGGCAGACGGTCTCCGTCTACCTGGACGAGGACGGCCGGCCGACCGCGATTCCGGACGACTGGCGGGACGCCCTCGCCGACTACGAGTAGAACGGCAATCCTTTTCCACGCGCCACCGAGAGTACGGATAGATGTACGGGGACGTGTGCGCGCTCATCCCGACCTTGAACGAGGCCGAGACCATCGGGAGCGTCATCGACGGCCTGCGCGAGGAGGGCCTGGAGAACGTCCTCGTCGCGGACGGCCACTCGACGGACGAGACGCGCGAAATCGCCCGCGACCACGGCGCGA from Salarchaeum japonicum carries:
- a CDS encoding type II toxin-antitoxin system VapC family toxin — protein: MVLLDTLFLIDLMNGDEDAVATARELENNLVQQRISAMTLFELHYGVARAIESEAERETVETVLASKPIHPADSVVMRKAGRLAGELQNDGTPVGDGDVIIAATADVVDEPVLTRNVTDFERLNVDVETY
- a CDS encoding GtrA family protein; the encoded protein is MTLAEDIQALIRGVRAGQFLSVGIVGALFDTLVLTLVVEFAGIEPFWAKFVSAEAAIILMFVVNDRWTFSEEAGGGLVPTGKRFVRSNVVRAGGVAVALSVLYVLNGYFGVWYALANVIGIGVGFVVNYVAESLFTWRVHME
- a CDS encoding glycosyltransferase family 4 protein, with protein sequence MHLVQVAPYVTYPPRLGGDHRTHGLVKEFPEFDDVVERFCQGGSPAMYKSFDFRREVDIADGYTEYRHLHPLHELLKAPMLLGYPNVFQSQALKIASDGLGRMLDDADVVLAREPWQTPFVLDQVGDETPVVFSSHNVETERFGDIDQPVFESWFEERVDALERTSVEGADAIVCTSERDADVYREKYDPGGPILVAPNGTYEDDLREHHPDSRGAARVRQRYEIPEEATVCLFMGSDYKPNVEAANAVVDVAREFDDESERVHFLVMGSVGNALDDSGLPENVTVTGYVEDDFEAHFDAADIALNPMQSGGGTNIKLIDYFARSLPVISTPFGVRGTRVTDGDHVLVAKLDGYPDAIARLADKPPERAELGDAARRLAADEYTWEASSRALREFVVDEFGPF
- a CDS encoding glycosyltransferase family 4 protein: MKICQVSPRYTPHTGGVETQVKEVSERLVERGHEVTVETAGRTATLPAEEVRNGVRVRRHFGLSPNEAFHFAPQLANPRLWTEYDVLHVHNVHALSFSFAALSSRVPTVATTYYHGHSASGFRDRLLDAYRPVLRRALHSVDEVVSVSEWERQQVRDDLGVESTVIPLGVETERFENAEPLERDRPYLLCVARLEDYKGIQHAINALPQLPEYDLLVAGDGPYRDTLEQLAIDVGVDDRVEFLGNVDHDKLPAYYAGADAHVSLSSFESFGLTVAESLSAGTPCVLKSATALQDWCGRDDVECVSDTDSDSVATAVRNVVEFSAPSESVGTWGDVTGEYESVYESIL
- a CDS encoding acyl-CoA thioesterase: MPETFTHDIDVQFRDLDTRVHVNHVMYASYFEHAKERLYEEVLGVSLADSPTVVRSLNVEYRDSIPPDSTVTAELSPISVGKSSLTIDYELRVAGDVVATGQTVSVYLDEDGRPTAIPDDWRDALADYE
- a CDS encoding antitoxin VapB family protein — its product is MSKSIRLSEEAYERLAAHKRGDETFSEVVLRLAGERSLLDIAGVLSDEEADALRDAVEDRRTRRADDLEETAEHVREA
- a CDS encoding glycosyltransferase family 4 protein, with translation MVNIAFVTYYCPHYRTGFFEQFESRLEGDLDPKIFFTDHKENWQAYGDFDYEVLPRLKPRESYEVAPTLFYRLWQYDPDVIVSGPVEQFAAHASYLYAKATGTPFVLWTGEWTLPKTTLRTLTFPLIRRIYHGADSLAVYGPHIRDYAADLGVNRDKIHLAWNTTDIEYFQNPSEDDARELRDRLDIPEDAPVALYVGRHVKEKGLEYLIDAFREIVDDIEPTPYLLIVGDGDRRDELEERAADLDTVLFPGYVENKDLPPYYGLADVFVLPSIQTEIFREPWGLVVTEAMASGTPVITTSEVGIAAAGVVKDGENGYIVPERNPMVLADRLERLLTDEGLQSAMGETAAEVISQYDYDKMVDGFVSAIDNALGTQSIDS
- a CDS encoding glycosyltransferase; protein product: MTVGLVLPAYEPDTGKLRSYVDALLDVLEPAVVRIELDAPGGSSLSFPEYDAVEVNVVGERRGKGLAITQGFESLDTNVLAFADADGSTPADSIADVVRAVDDADVAVGSRRHPESRIQTHQSVLRRKLGDAFAWGSRVLLPVTLSDYQCGAKALTRDAWHTARDFLYEPGFAWDVELVTVADARGLDIAEVPVEWEDDPRSTVDTRETVKELARTVISLRGRYASIADGTEHLSRTRLVER